Within the Arthrobacter sp. V1I7 genome, the region CCCGTCGGGCCGAGATATGACTTTACAGCACATCCCGGCCCGATCTCAAATCGAGGCATTTCCCGCGAAAATATCCGGGAAACGAGCGGGAAATCAGTCGTCCGTCAGGGTGACGCCGATGCCGCCGACCAGCGTGGCGGAGATGTTGTACAGCACGGCTGAGAGCATGGAGAGTGCGGTCAGCAGCACAACGTTGATCACGGCGATGATGACCGCGAAGGATGCCACCTGACCCAGCGAGGCCACCTTCTTCAGTTCGAAGCCGCCGCCCTCTGACCCCGCCAGGGTGCCCAGGAGGCTGTCGACCTGGTTGAAGATGCCGGTCAGGTCCAGAACAGTCCACAGCACGATAGCGGCCACGACGGTCACGATGCCCAGGGCCACCGAGAGCAGGAAGGCCATCTTCAGGACGGACCAGGGTTCGACCTTGCTGACCAGCAGCCTGGCACGGCGCACCTTGGCCTTGGGGGCTGGCTTGATCAGGCCGGCCGGGTTCTGGCCGGGGCGCTGAGCGGGTGCCGCCGGGGCGCCCTGCCCGGGGCGCTGCCCGGGTGCCGGGGGATGCTGCGCCGTGTCGGCGGCGCCCGCGGAAACGCCCGGGCGCTGCTGGGGACGTGACGGCGCGCTCACGCGCGGCGCGGATACAGGTTGCCGCGTTCCGCCGCTGTTCGGCGTGGAATATGAGTCGGGATTACTCACTCGTTACCTCCGGTGTTGTCTTCGTCCAGCTCGGCATTGCCTGATGACTCATCTGACTCCGGGGCCGGTACTGATTCTGCCTCTACGGACCCGTCGTGCGGTCCGGTTTCTTCAGCCAACGTTACGTCATCCGGCTCAGATGCCGGACTTTCGTCTTCGCTGTCCAGGCCGCGTTCGCTGTTGCGCGCGACCTCAATGATGCGGTCATTCTTGTCCGGCTTGGCAAAAATCACACCCATCGTGTCGCGTCCCTTGGCAGGAACTCCGGCGACGGAGGACCGAACGACCTTTCCGCCTTCCATGACGACCAGGACCTCGTCCTCTTCGTGGACGATCAAGGCGCCGACGAGATGTCCGCGCTCCTCCTGGTACTTGCCCACCTTGATACCGAGGCCGCCGCGACCCTGGAGCCGGTATTCCTCAACAGCGGTGCGCTTGGCGTAGCCGCCCTCCGTGACGACGAACACGAACGAGCCGTCCTGGACGACGTCGGCGGCCAGCAGTTCGTCATCCTCCCGGAACTTCATGCCCGTTACGCCGGACGTTGCCCGGCCCATCGGGCGCAGGGCCTCGTCCGTCGCGGTGAAGCGGATCGACTGCCCCATCCGGGACACCAGCATGAGGTCATCGCTTTCGGATACCAGCTGGGCGGAAACCAGCTCGTCGCCGTCGCGCAGGTTAATTGCGATAACACCGGCGGAACGGTTCGTGTCGTAGTCCTCCAGCCTGGTTTTCTTGACCAAGCCGCGCTTGGTGGCGAGTACCAGGTACGGCGACTGCTCGTAATCGCGCAGGTCCAGCACCTGGGCGATGTGCTCGTCAGGCTGGAAGGCGAGGAGATTGGCCACGTGCTGGCCCTTCGCGTCGCGTCCCGCCTCCACGAGTTCATAGGCCTTCGCCCGGTAGACGCGGCCCAGGTTCGTGAAGAACAGCAGCCAGTGGTGCGTCGTGGTGACAAAGAAGTGCTCGACGACGTCGTCGCCGCGCAGCTGCGCGCCCTTAATACCTTTGCCGCCGCGCTGCTGCGAGCGGTAGTTGTCGCTGCGGGTGCGCTTTACGTAACCGCCTCGGGTGATGGTGACGACCATTTCCTCTTCCGGAATCAGGTCTTCCATCGACATGTCACCGTCGAAGCCCAGCAGGACCTTGGTGCGGCGGTCATCGCCGTGCTTGGCGACGATTTCGCCCAGCTCGGTACTGATGATCTCGCGTTGCCGTTCCTCAGAGGCCAGGATCGAGTTGTACTCGGCAATGAGGGCTTCCAGTTCGGAGTGGCGGTCCTGGATCTTCTGGCGTTCCAGGGCTGCGAGCCGGCGAAGCTGCATGTCCAGGATGGCGCGGGCCTGGAGTTCGTCGATATCGAGCAGCTGCATCAGTCCGTCGCGGGCCGCCTCGGTGGTGTTGGAGGCCCGGATCAAGGCGATGACCTCGTCCAGGGCGTCCAGCGCCTTGAGCAGGGCACGCAGGATGTGCGCCTCTTCTTCGGCCTTGCGGAGGCGGTAGCGCGTCCGGCGGGCAATGACGTCCATCTGGTGCGTGACCCAGTGGCGGATGAAGGCGTCAAGACTCAGGGTACGGGGCACCCCGTCAACGATCGCCAGCATGTTGGCGGCGAAGTTGTCCTGCAGCTGGGTGTGCTTGTAGAGGTTGTTCAGCACCACCTTGGCGACGGCGTCGCGCTTGAGCACGATCACGAGGCGCTGGCCGGTGCGGCCGGACGTTTCGTCCCGCAGGTCGGCGATGCCGGAGATCTTGCCGTCCTTGACAAGCTCGGCGATCTTGATCGCCAGGTTGTCCGGATTGGCCTGGTAGGGCAGCTCGGTGACCACCAGGCAGGTGCGGCCCTGGAGCTCCTCGACGTTGACGACCGCCCGCATGGTGATCGAGCCGCGGCCGGTGCGGTAGGCGTCCTCGATGCCCTTGTGGCCAAGGATGGTGGCGCCGGTCGGGAAGTCCGGGCCCTTGATCCGGAGGATCAGCTCTTCGAGCAGCTCCTCGCGGCTGGCGGCCGGGTTGGCCAGGTACCACTGGACGCCGTCGGCAACCTCGCGGAGGTTGTGTGGCGGAATGTTGGTGGCCATGCCGACGGCGATGCCCGAGGAGCCGTTGACGAGCAAGTTCGGGAACCGCGCCGGCAGGATGGTGGGCTCCTGGTTCTTGCCGTCGTAGTTGTCCTGGAAGTCGACGGTTTCCTCGTCGATGTCGCGGACCATTTCCATGGCCAGGGGGGCCATCTTGGTTTCGGTGTACCGCGGAGCGGCTGCGCCGTCGTTGCCCGGGGAGCCGAAGTTGCCCTGTCCGAGCGCCAGCGGGTAGCGCATGGTCCAGTCCTGGATGAGCCGCACCAGCGCATCATAGATGGCCGTGTCGCCGTGCGGGTGGTATTGGCCCATGACCTCGCCGACCACGCGGGCGCACTTGTTGAAGGAACGCTCCGGCCGATAGCCGCCGTCGAACATTGCATAGAGCACGCGGCGGTGAACCGGCTTGAGGCCGTCGCGGACATCGGGGAGGGCGCGGCCGACGATGACGGCCATCGCGTAGTCGAGGTAGGAGCGCTGCATCTCCGTCTGCAGGTCCACCTGTTCGACGCGGTCGGTCAGCACGTCGGTGTCCAGGACGGTGCCTTCGAGTACAGGCTCGCTGCCGGCGGAACCGGCCGGAACCTCGGGTGTTTCGTCACTCATAGTCTATATTTTCCGTTTCAGGTATATATCAATCCGAGAATATCCAGGCCCGCACAGGCCGCTAGATATCGAGGAACCGGACGTCCTTGGCGTTCTGCTGAATGAAGTTCCGGCGCGATTCGACGTCCTCGCCCATCAGGGTGGAGAAGATCTGGTCGGCCGCCAGGGCGTCGTCCATGGTGACCTGCAGCAGGGTACGGTGGTCCGGATCCATGGTGGTGTCCCAGAGTTCGGTGTAGTCCATCTCGCCGAGGCCCTTGTAGCGCTGGATCCCGTTGTCCTTCGGGATCCGGCGGCCCGAGGCCTGGCCGGAAAGCAGCTTGGCGTCGCGCTCACGGTCGCTGTAGACGTAGTCGTGCGGGGCGTTGGACCACTTGATCCGGTACAGCGGCGGCTGGGCCAGGTAGACGTAGCCGTTTTCGATCAGCGGACGCATGTAGCGGAACAACAGCGTCATCAGCAGGGTCGTGATGTGCTGGCCGTCGACGTCGGCATCGGCCATCAGGACGATCTTGTGATACCGCAGCTTGGCAAGGTCGAAGTCCTCACCGATGCCTGTGCCGAACGCCGTGATCATGGACTGGACTTCGGCATTGCCGAGGGCCTTGTCCAGCCGTGCCCGTTCCACGTTCAGGATCTTTCCGCGCAACGGCAGGATGGCTTGGGTTTCCGGGTTGCGGCCGCGCTTGGCGGAACCGCCGGCGGAGTCGCCCTCCACAATGTAGACCTCACACCTGGCCGGGTCCTTGGAGGAGCAGTCCGAGAGCTTGCCGGGCATGCCGAAGGATTCCAGCGGGCTCTTGCGGCGTGCGTTGTCGCGGGCCTTGCGGGCGGCCATGCGGGCCTGGGCGGCCGAAATGGCCTTGCGGATGACATCGCGCGCGGGTCCGGGGTTGCGTTCCAGCCAGTCACCGAGTCCGTCGGTGACGACGCGCTGGACGAAGCCCTTGACCTCGGAGTTGCCGAGCTTGGTCTTCGTCTGGCCCTCGAACTGCGGATCGGCAAGTTTGACCGAAATGACGGCGGTCAGGCCTTCGCGGATGTCATCGCCGGTGAGGTTGTCGTCCTTTTCCTTGATGATGCTCTTCTCCCGCGCGTAGCGGTTGATCAGGGAGGTCATCGCGGCACGGAAACCCTCTTCGTGGGTGCCGCCTTCGTGCGTGTTGATCGTGTTGGCGTAGGTGTGCACGCTCTCGGAGTAGGCGTTGGTCCACTGCATCGCCATTTCCAGGGCAATGTGGCGTTCCGTGTCCTCGGTCTCGAAGGCGATCACGTCCTCGTGGACCACATCGACTTTTTTGCCGGAGTTCAGGTGCTTCACGTAATCCAGCAGTCCGTCGTCGTACTGGTAGACGACGGTGTGGAATTCCGCGGGGACTTCGCCCTCAATCGGAATGACGTCGAGGTCAAGATCGTCGTCGGAAGCGTCCTTCGCCGCCTGGCGTTCGTCGGTCAGCGTGATGCGCAGCCCCTTGTTGAGGAAGGCCATCTGCTGAAAGCGGGCGCGCAGGGTCTCGAAATCGAATTCCGTGCTTTCGAAGATGCTGGCGTCCGGGTAGAACGTCTGCGTGGTGCCGGTCTCGTCGGTTTCCTCACCCTTGACCAGCCCGCCCTGGGGCTTGCCACCGTCGGCGAAAGACATCCGCCAGACGTGGCCCTGGCGGCGGACCTCGGTGTCGACCCGGCTGGAAAGCGCGTTGACCACGGAAATACCGACGCCGTGCAGGCCGCCGGAAACGGCGTAGCCGCCCCCGCCGAATTTGCCACCAGCGTGCAGGATGGTCATCACAACTTCGACTGTGGGCTTGTGTTCGGTGGGATGCATGTCGACGGGGATGCCTCGACCGTCGTCGACAACCTTCACGCCGCCGTCGGCCTGCAGGACAATCTCGATGTGGGTGGCGTAACCGGCCAGCGCCTCATCGACCGAGTTGTCCACGACCTCATAGACCAGGTGATGCAGGCCGCGCGGCCCGGTTGAACCGATGTACATACCCGGGCGCTTCCGGACCGCTTCGAGGCCCTCAAGCACCGTGATGTCGCTGGCACCGTAGCCGTGGCGGGTATCGGCTTCAGCCGGGGTGTCCGCTGCTCCCCGCG harbors:
- a CDS encoding DUF3566 domain-containing protein; protein product: MSNPDSYSTPNSGGTRQPVSAPRVSAPSRPQQRPGVSAGAADTAQHPPAPGQRPGQGAPAAPAQRPGQNPAGLIKPAPKAKVRRARLLVSKVEPWSVLKMAFLLSVALGIVTVVAAIVLWTVLDLTGIFNQVDSLLGTLAGSEGGGFELKKVASLGQVASFAVIIAVINVVLLTALSMLSAVLYNISATLVGGIGVTLTDD
- the gyrA gene encoding DNA gyrase subunit A yields the protein MSDETPEVPAGSAGSEPVLEGTVLDTDVLTDRVEQVDLQTEMQRSYLDYAMAVIVGRALPDVRDGLKPVHRRVLYAMFDGGYRPERSFNKCARVVGEVMGQYHPHGDTAIYDALVRLIQDWTMRYPLALGQGNFGSPGNDGAAAPRYTETKMAPLAMEMVRDIDEETVDFQDNYDGKNQEPTILPARFPNLLVNGSSGIAVGMATNIPPHNLREVADGVQWYLANPAASREELLEELILRIKGPDFPTGATILGHKGIEDAYRTGRGSITMRAVVNVEELQGRTCLVVTELPYQANPDNLAIKIAELVKDGKISGIADLRDETSGRTGQRLVIVLKRDAVAKVVLNNLYKHTQLQDNFAANMLAIVDGVPRTLSLDAFIRHWVTHQMDVIARRTRYRLRKAEEEAHILRALLKALDALDEVIALIRASNTTEAARDGLMQLLDIDELQARAILDMQLRRLAALERQKIQDRHSELEALIAEYNSILASEERQREIISTELGEIVAKHGDDRRTKVLLGFDGDMSMEDLIPEEEMVVTITRGGYVKRTRSDNYRSQQRGGKGIKGAQLRGDDVVEHFFVTTTHHWLLFFTNLGRVYRAKAYELVEAGRDAKGQHVANLLAFQPDEHIAQVLDLRDYEQSPYLVLATKRGLVKKTRLEDYDTNRSAGVIAINLRDGDELVSAQLVSESDDLMLVSRMGQSIRFTATDEALRPMGRATSGVTGMKFREDDELLAADVVQDGSFVFVVTEGGYAKRTAVEEYRLQGRGGLGIKVGKYQEERGHLVGALIVHEEDEVLVVMEGGKVVRSSVAGVPAKGRDTMGVIFAKPDKNDRIIEVARNSERGLDSEDESPASEPDDVTLAEETGPHDGSVEAESVPAPESDESSGNAELDEDNTGGNE
- the gyrB gene encoding DNA topoisomerase (ATP-hydrolyzing) subunit B, which translates into the protein MANDNVEIAEVEEVARGAADTPAEADTRHGYGASDITVLEGLEAVRKRPGMYIGSTGPRGLHHLVYEVVDNSVDEALAGYATHIEIVLQADGGVKVVDDGRGIPVDMHPTEHKPTVEVVMTILHAGGKFGGGGYAVSGGLHGVGISVVNALSSRVDTEVRRQGHVWRMSFADGGKPQGGLVKGEETDETGTTQTFYPDASIFESTEFDFETLRARFQQMAFLNKGLRITLTDERQAAKDASDDDLDLDVIPIEGEVPAEFHTVVYQYDDGLLDYVKHLNSGKKVDVVHEDVIAFETEDTERHIALEMAMQWTNAYSESVHTYANTINTHEGGTHEEGFRAAMTSLINRYAREKSIIKEKDDNLTGDDIREGLTAVISVKLADPQFEGQTKTKLGNSEVKGFVQRVVTDGLGDWLERNPGPARDVIRKAISAAQARMAARKARDNARRKSPLESFGMPGKLSDCSSKDPARCEVYIVEGDSAGGSAKRGRNPETQAILPLRGKILNVERARLDKALGNAEVQSMITAFGTGIGEDFDLAKLRYHKIVLMADADVDGQHITTLLMTLLFRYMRPLIENGYVYLAQPPLYRIKWSNAPHDYVYSDRERDAKLLSGQASGRRIPKDNGIQRYKGLGEMDYTELWDTTMDPDHRTLLQVTMDDALAADQIFSTLMGEDVESRRNFIQQNAKDVRFLDI